The Urbifossiella limnaea nucleotide sequence TGCCGCTGGTGGCCGACCGGCTGGCGAGGCTCGGCTACCCGGCCGACCCGCTGCGGACGCCCGGCGGTGACGTGTTCCTGAGCGACAACGGCAACCCGATCTTGCACGCGAGGGTCGGCCCGCTCGCCGACCCCGGGGCGCTCGACCGGGCGCTGCACGCCGTGCCCGGCGTCGTGGACACGGGCCTGTTTCTCGGCATGGCGGAGCGGGTGATCGTGCAGCACGAGGACGGCCGCGTCGAGACGCGAACGCGCTGACCGTCACCGCACCGGCTTGCTGTCCTCCACGTCCTCGATGTGAGTGCGGATGCCGCCGCGGACGGCGCCGACCGCCCGCGCGTAGCAGCCGAACACCAGCAGCCAGCCGAGCATTTTCGCCGCCTCTTCCATGAACTTCCAGTCGGCGTCCAGCGGCTTGGGGCGGCCGAGGTCGGAGCCGTGCTTCACGTACTGCTCCCAGCCCACCGTCGCTACCAGGTACGCCAGCCCGACGAGTAGCGCGAAGCGGCCGACGGCGCGCGCCGCGGCCGGCTTCCGGACCGCGCCGGCGGCGTTGCCGAGGGCCATCAGGAACCAAAACTCGGCGAGCGCGCCGCCGACCACCAGCGCCGTGGTGGCGTACCTGCCGGCGTCGTAGAAATGGACCTTCTCGCACACCGGGATCGACAGCGCCCCCACGAGCGCCATCAACGTGAACAGGCCCGAGAAGAAGAACAGCCCCTTCGCCCCACTGCCGCCCGGGGCGCCGCCGGCGATCAACCGGCCGAACACCATCAGGAAGCCGCCCAGTAGCACCGGAAGGCCGTAGGCCAGCACGTCGATGTCTTCGCGCTGGGTGGTGTGGATCACGTCCACACCCTCGGTGTTCAAGTAGCCGTCGATCTTCAACCAGCCGGGGCCGTTGGGCAACTCGCCGACGG carries:
- a CDS encoding zinc ribbon domain-containing protein, with amino-acid sequence MPITLGCPSCGKRFRARDESAGKRVKCPFCQAAVPVPTAEESAAAGAPTESLSASAPPPPIRKPAPSSPDFALPPVDPPTPPPVPKPKPVPVAPAQAADWGADRTASQPLLLEVEASPPAKDRERPWPHRPAVTDEPTYTPPDRTEKKGGKKPRPADAESVPGWRAAYRGLRWVTFGLCFLALIGMVPFGKLVYERAVGELPNGPGWLKIDGYLNTEGVDVIHTTQREDIDVLAYGLPVLLGGFLMVFGRLIAGGAPGGSGAKGLFFFSGLFTLMALVGALSIPVCEKVHFYDAGRYATTALVVGGALAEFWFLMALGNAAGAVRKPAAARAVGRFALLVGLAYLVATVGWEQYVKHGSDLGRPKPLDADWKFMEEAAKMLGWLLVFGCYARAVGAVRGGIRTHIEDVEDSKPVR